A single Triticum dicoccoides isolate Atlit2015 ecotype Zavitan chromosome 2A, WEW_v2.0, whole genome shotgun sequence DNA region contains:
- the LOC119357540 gene encoding probable alkaline/neutral invertase D: protein MARANCAVLLWLLVAVSVKLGRRHIAHNTVELMERRLAKDDFPEYYNGKTGRYIGKQSSKFQTWLVASYLVAKMLLDDPSNLRAVSLEDDGHTRAASKSSCSFWDEREHEVLWLFGNSE, encoded by the exons ATGGCGCGTGCAAACTGTGCAGTGCTGCTGTGGCTCCTGGTGGCGGTGAGCGTGAAGCTGGGGCGGCGCCACATCGCCCACAACACGGTGGAGCTGATGGAGAGGCGTCTGGCCAAGGACGACTTCCCCGAGTACTACAACGGCAAGACGGGGCGGTACATCGGGAAGCAGTCAAGCAAGTTCCAGACATGGTTGGTGGCGAGCTACCTGGTGGCCAAGATGCTCCTGGACGACCCCTCCAACCTCCGCGCCGTCTCCCTGGAGGACGACGGCCACACCCGAGCAGCATCTAAA TCATCTTGCAGTTTCTGGGACGAGCGGGAGCATGAAGTGCTTTGGCTGTTCGGCAACTCCGAGTGA